One Glutamicibacter mishrai genomic window carries:
- a CDS encoding MarR family winged helix-turn-helix transcriptional regulator, whose product MTGTNKPVASLKVTTDAWESLFRAQVAVMRQITAMPEFGKLSMREYDVLFNLRTCPGGKSRMVDLNKQLLISQPSLSRMVVRLEEQGLVVREPDPVDHRATQLSLTDKGLKLQQEIGREHVKHLHELLGSALSEEEFLELNRLSSKLHRAVQ is encoded by the coding sequence GTGACCGGGACCAATAAACCTGTAGCCTCGTTGAAGGTCACCACCGACGCCTGGGAATCCCTGTTCCGGGCACAGGTGGCGGTCATGCGCCAGATCACCGCGATGCCGGAGTTCGGCAAGCTGTCCATGCGCGAATACGATGTCCTGTTCAACTTGCGCACCTGCCCCGGGGGCAAGAGCCGGATGGTCGACTTGAACAAGCAATTGCTCATTTCCCAGCCCAGCTTGAGCCGCATGGTGGTCCGCCTTGAAGAGCAGGGACTGGTTGTCCGCGAACCGGATCCGGTGGATCATCGAGCCACCCAGCTCTCCCTGACCGATAAGGGACTGAAACTGCAGCAGGAAATAGGCCGGGAGCATGTGAAGCATTTGCACGAGCTTCTCGGCTCGGCGCTATCCGAGGAAGAATTCCTTGAACTTAACCGGCTGAGCAGCAAACTGCATCGCGCAGTTCAATAA
- a CDS encoding dihydrofolate reductase family protein — MGPVTCDVTVSSDGFCAGPNQSMQFPLGEGAEKLHRWQFEQTEENAKEIAAITEASAFIMGSHMFGPPSGTHSTDWTGWWGDNPPYHAPVFVLSSHPRPLIRMDGGTSFQFITEGIHEALSEAQEAAGERPVAIAGGANTIVQFLKAGLIDEMRLHIAPIQLGRGEAITVETIETHMDRYSRRETPLATHVYYRRRR, encoded by the coding sequence ATGGGGCCAGTTACTTGTGATGTAACCGTTTCTTCTGATGGTTTCTGCGCAGGACCCAATCAGAGCATGCAGTTCCCGTTGGGCGAAGGCGCGGAGAAACTTCATCGCTGGCAATTCGAGCAAACCGAAGAAAACGCCAAAGAAATCGCAGCTATCACCGAGGCTTCCGCGTTCATCATGGGCAGCCATATGTTCGGCCCGCCCTCCGGTACCCATTCCACCGACTGGACCGGCTGGTGGGGAGATAATCCGCCCTATCACGCACCGGTTTTCGTGCTCAGTTCGCATCCGCGTCCGCTGATCCGGATGGATGGCGGAACCAGTTTCCAATTCATCACCGAAGGGATCCACGAGGCGCTTTCGGAGGCGCAAGAGGCCGCGGGCGAACGGCCAGTTGCCATTGCCGGCGGCGCTAACACCATTGTGCAGTTCCTCAAGGCGGGCCTCATTGACGAGATGCGGCTGCATATCGCGCCGATCCAGTTAGGACGTGGCGAAGCCATCACCGTGGAAACCATCGAGACCCACATGGATCGGTACTCACGGCGTGAAACGCCTTTGGCTACACACGTCTACTATCGTCGTCGGCGTTAG